A single genomic interval of Camelina sativa cultivar DH55 chromosome 11, Cs, whole genome shotgun sequence harbors:
- the LOC104726792 gene encoding heat stress transcription factor B-2a-like — protein MNSQPVDAMTTGESLSQRSIPTPFVTKTYNLVEDSSINEVISWNEDGSSFIVWNPTDFAKDLLPKHFKHNNFSSFVRQLNTYGFKKVVPDRWEFSNDYFKRGEKRLLREIQRRKITTSHQTAVTAPSSSEQIIQTAVVVSPSNSGEDNNNNNQVMSSSPPSSWYCQTTTGNNGAGLSVELLEENEKLRNQNIQLNRELTQMKSVCDNIFTLMSSYVGSHPDRSYSPGGGGSSSHQPVEFLPAKKRFCDVDGEEEEEEASPRLFGVPIGLKRTRSEGLHQVRTVSTTTAPVGEKKSDEEPPWLRHYNYNRTNQRVCN, from the exons ATGAATTCTCAACCGGTGGACGCCATGACGACCGGTGAATCATTATCTCAGAGATCTATTCCGACGCCGTTTGTGACAAAAACTTATAACCTTGTAGAAGATAGTTCAATCAACGAGGTAATCTCATGGAACGAAGATGGTTCATCTTTCATCGTATGGAATCCTACAGATTTCGCTAAAGATTTGCTTCCTAAACACTTCAAACACAACAACTTCTCAAGCTTCGTTCGTCAGCTCAACACTTAC GGGTTCAAAAAAGTAGTACCGGATCGATGGGAGTTTTCTAACGATTACTTCAAGAGAGGAGAGAAACGTCTTCTCCGTGAGATCCAACGTCGGAAAATAACAACGTCTCATCAAACAGCTGTTACTGCTCCTTCCTCATCGGAACAGATAATCCAAACGGCTGTTGTTGTGTCACCGTCCAACTCAGGggaagataataataataacaatcagGTGATGTCGTCTTCTCCTCCGTCGTCTTGGTATTGTCAGACGACGACGGGGAACAATGGTGCAGGCTTATCAGTTGAGTTATTAGAAGAGAACGAGAAGCTTCGGAATCAGAACATTCAGCTTAACCGTGAGCTTACTCAAATGAAATCTGTTTGCGATAATATCTTTACTCTCATGTCTAGTTACGTCGGATCTCACCCTGATCGGAGTTATTCCCCGGGAGGTGGAGGTAGTAGTAGTCATCAACCGGTTGAGTTTTTACCGGCCAAGAAGCGGTTTTGTGATGTtgacggtgaagaagaagaagaagaagcgagtCCGAGACTGTTTGGTGTTCCTATTGGTCTGAAACGTACGAGAAGTGAAGGTCTTCATCAGGTGAGGACGGTTTCCACGACGACGGCGCCGGTTGGGGAGAAGAAGTCCGATGAGGAGCCGCCGTGGTTGAGACATTATAACTATAATCGAACCAATCAGAgagtttgtaattaa
- the LOC104726793 gene encoding diphthamide biosynthesis protein 1-like isoform X2: MELSDVNNGKSTRPNQPPKRFIKNQIPESILNDASLNAAISILPSIYQFEVHKCVWRIKKLKAKRIALQLPEGLLMYALTLSDIFTSFAGASHCFVLGDVTYGACCVDDFSAVALGADLLIHYGHSCLVPIDSTKIPCLYVFVEIQIDVKCLLNTIHLNLSSDAKNIILAGTIQFTSAIRAVKPDLEKLGFNVLIPQSKPLSAGEVLGCTAPKIKMVEGCEDQVLVFVADGRFHLEAMMIANPKIKAFRYDPYLGKLFLEEYDHKGMRETRRRAIARAMDAKTWGIVLGTLGRQGNPKILEMLETKMKENGIDSTVVLMSELSPTRVALFEDSVDAWVQIACPRLSIDWGEAFLKPLLTTYEAEVALGYLSGWWKKDTSSRGDSLAGCCKEKNETSCACSSNEYVENDKKEDDDGALDGDYPMDYYAQEGGEWNSSYLKKSSRPIRRNPLL, from the exons ATGGAGCTTTCTGATGTAAACAACGGCAAGAGCACAAGACCAAATCAGCCTCCAAAACGTTTCATCAAGAACCAAATCCCTGAGTCAATCCTCAACGATGCGTCCCTCAACGCTGCTATCTCAATCCTCCCTTCGATTTACCAGTTTGAGGTACACAAGTGCGTTTGGCGGATCAAAAAATTGAAAGCTAAACGCATAGCTCTGCAGCTTCCTGAGGGTCTTCTTATGTACGCGCTCACACTCTCTGACATCTTCACATCTTTTGCTGGAGCTTCTCACTGTTTTGTACTCGGTGATGTCACTTATGGAGCTTGCTGTGTTGATGATTTCTCTGCGGTTGCTCTTGGTGCTGACTTGCTCATTCACTATGGACATAGTTGTCTTGTCCCTATTGACTCTACCAAAATCCCTTGCCTTTATGTCTTTGTCGAGATACAGATCGATGTTAAATGCCTTTTGAACACCATCCATCTCAATCTCTCGAGTGATGCCAAGAACATCATTCTTGCAGGCACGATTCAG TTTACTTCGGCTATTAGAGCTGTGAAGCCTGATTTAGAGAAGCTAGGTTTCAATGTTTTGATCCCTCAGTCAAAGCCTTTATCAGCTGGTGAAGTACTTGGCTGTACAGCTCCAAAGATTAAGATGGTTGAGGGTTGTGAAGACCAAGTACTTGTGTTTGTAGCTGACGGGAGGTTCCATCTTGAAGCAATGATGATAGCCAATCCAAAGATCAAGGCGTTTAGGTACGATCCATATCTTGGCAAGCTGTTTTTAGAGGAGTATGATCATAAGGGAATGAGGGAGACGAGAAGGAGAGCAATTGCAAGGGCCATGGATGCAAAAACTTGGGGGATTGTGTTGGGGACATTGGGAAGGCAAGGGAATCCTAAGATTCTTGAGATGTTAGAGACGAAAATGAAGGAGAATGGGATAGATAGCACCGTTGTTTTAATGTCGGAACTTAGTCCCACAAGAGTAGCATTGTTTGAAGACTCGGTGGATGCTTGGGTGCAAATAGCATGCCCAAGGCTTTCTATTGATTGGGGTGAGGCCTTTCTTAAACCGCTTCTAACAACTTATGAAGCTGAGGTTGCTCTAGGATACCTCAGCGGTTGGTGGAAGAAGGATACTTCGAGCAGAGGAGATTCTTTGGCTGGCTGTTGCAAAGAGAAGAACGAAACAAGTTGTGCGTGTAGTAGTAATGAGTACGTGGAAAATGATAAgaaagaggatgatgatgggGCACTCGATGGAGACTATCCAATGGATTATTACGCACAAGAAGGTGGAGAATGGAACTCTTCATATCTCAAGAAGTCATCTCGTCCCATTCGAAGAAACCCTTTACTATAG
- the LOC104726793 gene encoding diphthamide biosynthesis protein 1-like isoform X1, translated as MELSDVNNGKSTRPNQPPKRFIKNQIPESILNDASLNAAISILPSIYQFEVHKCVWRIKKLKAKRIALQLPEGLLMYALTLSDIFTSFAGASHCFVLGDVTYGACCVDDFSAVALGADLLIHYGHSCLVPIDSTKIPCLYVFVEIQIDVKCLLNTIHLNLSSDAKNIILAGTIQFTSAIRAVKPDLEKLGFNVLIPQSKPLSAGEVLGCTAPKIKMVEGCEDQVLVFVADGRFHLEAMMIANPKIKAFRYDPYLGKLFLEEYDHKGMRETRRRAIARAMDAKTWGIVLGTLGRQGNPKILEMLETKMKENGIDSTVVLMSELSPTRVALFEDSVDAWVQIACPRLSIDWGEAFLKPLLTTYEAEVALGYLSGWWKKDTSSRGDSLAGCCKEKNETSCACSSNEYVENDKKEDDDGALDGDYPMDYYAQEGGEWNSSYLKKSSRPIRRNPLL; from the coding sequence ATGGAGCTTTCTGATGTAAACAACGGCAAGAGCACAAGACCAAATCAGCCTCCAAAACGTTTCATCAAGAACCAAATCCCTGAGTCAATCCTCAACGATGCGTCCCTCAACGCTGCTATCTCAATCCTCCCTTCGATTTACCAGTTTGAGGTACACAAGTGCGTTTGGCGGATCAAAAAATTGAAAGCTAAACGCATAGCTCTGCAGCTTCCTGAGGGTCTTCTTATGTACGCGCTCACACTCTCTGACATCTTCACATCTTTTGCTGGAGCTTCTCACTGTTTTGTACTCGGTGATGTCACTTATGGAGCTTGCTGTGTTGATGATTTCTCTGCGGTTGCTCTTGGTGCTGACTTGCTCATTCACTATGGACATAGTTGTCTTGTCCCTATTGACTCTACCAAAATCCCTTGCCTTTATGTCTTTGTCGAGATACAGATCGATGTTAAATGCCTTTTGAACACCATCCATCTCAATCTCTCGAGTGATGCCAAGAACATCATTCTTGCAGGCACGATTCAGTTTACTTCGGCTATTAGAGCTGTGAAGCCTGATTTAGAGAAGCTAGGTTTCAATGTTTTGATCCCTCAGTCAAAGCCTTTATCAGCTGGTGAAGTACTTGGCTGTACAGCTCCAAAGATTAAGATGGTTGAGGGTTGTGAAGACCAAGTACTTGTGTTTGTAGCTGACGGGAGGTTCCATCTTGAAGCAATGATGATAGCCAATCCAAAGATCAAGGCGTTTAGGTACGATCCATATCTTGGCAAGCTGTTTTTAGAGGAGTATGATCATAAGGGAATGAGGGAGACGAGAAGGAGAGCAATTGCAAGGGCCATGGATGCAAAAACTTGGGGGATTGTGTTGGGGACATTGGGAAGGCAAGGGAATCCTAAGATTCTTGAGATGTTAGAGACGAAAATGAAGGAGAATGGGATAGATAGCACCGTTGTTTTAATGTCGGAACTTAGTCCCACAAGAGTAGCATTGTTTGAAGACTCGGTGGATGCTTGGGTGCAAATAGCATGCCCAAGGCTTTCTATTGATTGGGGTGAGGCCTTTCTTAAACCGCTTCTAACAACTTATGAAGCTGAGGTTGCTCTAGGATACCTCAGCGGTTGGTGGAAGAAGGATACTTCGAGCAGAGGAGATTCTTTGGCTGGCTGTTGCAAAGAGAAGAACGAAACAAGTTGTGCGTGTAGTAGTAATGAGTACGTGGAAAATGATAAgaaagaggatgatgatgggGCACTCGATGGAGACTATCCAATGGATTATTACGCACAAGAAGGTGGAGAATGGAACTCTTCATATCTCAAGAAGTCATCTCGTCCCATTCGAAGAAACCCTTTACTATAG
- the LOC104726795 gene encoding protein BROTHER of FT and TFL 1, with amino-acid sequence MSREIDPLVVGRVIGDVLEMFNPSVTMRVTFSSNTIVSNGHELAPSLLQSKPRVEVGGQDLRSFFTLIMIDPDAPSPSNPYMREYLHWMVTDIPGTTDASFGREIVRYEAPKPVAGIHRYIFVLFKQSGRQTVSAAPETRECFNTNAFSSYFGLSLPVAAVYFNAQRETAPRRRSSY; translated from the exons atgtCAAGAGAAATAGATCCACTAGTAGTGGGAAGAGTTATAGGAGATGTTCTAGAAATGTTCAATCCAAGCGTGACAATGAGAGTCACTTTCAGTTCCAACACAATCGTCTCTAACGGTCACGAGCTCGCGCCTTCTCTTCTCCAATCTAAGCCTCGCGTTGAGGTCGGTGGCCAAGATCTTCGTTCATTCTTTACCTTA ATCATGATAGACCCCGATGCCCCTAGTCCTAGTAATCCTTATATGCGTGAATATCTTCATTG GATGGTGACAGACATTCCGGGGACAACTGATGCTTCCTTCG GGAGAGAGATAGTGAGATACGAAGCACCTAAACCGGTGGCGGGAATACACAGATACATCTTTGTGCTGTTCAAACAGAGCGGAAGGCAAACAGTGAGTGCAGCACCGGAAACAAGAGAGTGCTTCAACACAAATGCGTTCTCTTCTTACTTTGGTCTTTCTCTACCTGTTGCTGCTGTTTACTTCAACGCTCAACGTGAAACTGCTCCTCGAAGACGTTCTTCTTATTAA
- the LOC104726796 gene encoding protein ODORANT1-like: MIMGGRKPCCDEVGLRKGPWTVEEDGKLVDFLRIHGSGGGWCWRNVPKLAGLRRCGKSCRLRWTNYLRPDLKRGLFSEEEIQLVIDLHARLGNRWSKIAVELPGRTDNDIKNYWNTHIKRKLIRMGIDPNTHRRFDQQKVNEEEKVLKVNSPKPPSEPEVVVPVVLQNDTSAGNLNELADVDGDDQPWSFLMKNDGVGAGELTMLLSGDIASSCSSSSSLWLKYGDLGYDDLELGCFDD; the protein is encoded by the exons ATGATTATGGGTGGTCGTAAACCATGTTGTGATGAGGTTGGATTAAGAAAGGGACCTTGGACAGTGGAAGAAGATGGGAAGCTAGTTGATTTCCTAAGGATACATGGCAGCGGTGGTGGATGGTGCTGGAGGAACGTGCCGAAACTGGCGGGACTAAGACGGTGCGGTAAAAGCTGCCGTCTCCGGTGGACTAATTATCTCCGGCCAGATCTCAAGAGAGGTCTTTTCAGTGAAGAAGAGATCCAACTCGTCATTGATCTTCATGCTCGTCTTGGCAACAG ATGGTCGAAGATTGCAGTAGAGTTACCGGGAAGAACAGACAACGATATTAAAAACTATTGGAACACTCATATAAAGAGAAAGCTTATAAGAATGGGTATTGATCCAAACACACATCGTCGGTTTGACCAACAAAAAGTCAACGAGGAGGAGAAGGTATTAAAGGTCAACAGTCCAAAGCCTCCGAGTGAGCCAGAGGTAGTAGTACCTGTGGTTTTGCAGAATGACACGTCAGCTGGAAATCTAAACGAGTTGGCTGATGTGGACGGTGACGATCAGCCGTGGAgctttttaatgaaaaatgaCGGAGTAGGAGCCGGAGAGCTTACGATGCTATTGTCCGGCGACATTGCGTCATCAtgttcttcttcgtcatcgTTGTGGTTGAAGTATGGAGATTTGGGGTACGACGATTTAGAACTTGGTTGTTTCGATGATTAG
- the LOC104726797 gene encoding probable serine/threonine protein kinase IRE, whose amino-acid sequence MSTTEPSPENDQDPQPSSTNAKQLNKIPAIPSRHPEEKVTPESGSTSHDSPEILAPSSLSLNHIRTKSSPAPSPLRFSSGQDDKDVVVVVTKEKPKVGIVDARADARVRWPIPPHQPDQGKKVQWSQSKSQRVPANPNPGLESSHVGLAKETQSPRFQAILRVTSGRKKKPHDIKSFSHELNSKGVRPFPVWRSRAVGHMEEVMAAIRTKFDKQKEDVDADLGVFAGYLVTTLESTPESNKELRVGLEDLLVEARQCATMPASEFWLKCEGIVQKLDDKRQELPMGGLKQAHNRLLFILTRCNRLVQFRKESGYVEEHILGMHQLSDLGVYPEQMVEISRQQDLLREKEIQKINEKQTLAGKEDNLDQNSSSGADGVEVNTARSTDSASSNFRMSSWKKLPSAAEKNRSANNTPKAKGESKIQPKVYGDENAENLHSPSGQPASADRSALWGIWADHQCVTYDNSMICRICEVEIPVVHVEEHSRICTIADRCDLKGINVNLRLERVAESLEKILESWTPKNSITPRAVADCAKLSTSIRHEDLDEITQRCSVDMLDCVPRSENTFSLDELTILNEASVANGTKDSSSGSLTPPSPATPRTSQVDLLLSGRKTISELENYQQINKLLEIARSVANVNVCGYSSLDFMIEQLDELKYVIQDRKADALVVETFGRRIEKLLQEKYIELCGLIDDEKVDSSNAVADEESSADEDTVRSLRASPLNPRAKDRTSIEDFEIIKPISRGAFGRVFLAKKRATGDLFAIKVLKKADMIRKNAVESILAERNILISVRNPFVVRFFYSFTCRENLYLVMEYLNGGDLFSLLRNLGCLDEDMARIYIAEVVLALEYLHSVNIIHRDLKPDNLLINQDGHIKLTDFGLSKVGLINSTDDLSGDASLGNSGFFAEDGTKAQHSQGKDSRKKHAVVGTPDYLAPEILLGMGHGKTADWWSVGVILFELLVGIPPFNAETPQQIFENIINRDIPWPNVPEEISYEAHDLINKLLTENPVQRLGATGAGEVKQHHFFKDINWDTLARQKAMFVPAAEPQDTSYFMSRYIWNPEDENVHGGSDFDDLTDTCSSSSFNTQDEDGDECSSLAEFGNGPNLAVKYSFSNFSFKNLSQLASINYDLVLKNAKESTEASNQSAHRPET is encoded by the exons ATGTCTACGACGGAACCGTCGCCTGAGAACGATCAGGATCCACAACCGTCCTCCACCAACGCGAAACAACTGAATAAGATCCCTGCGATTCCTTCCCGTCATCCGGAGGAGAAGGTTACGCCGGAATCAGGTTCGACGAGTCACGATTCGCCGGAGATTCTTGCTCCTTCTTCCTTAAGTTTGAATCATATCAGAACGAAATCGTCTCCGGCGCCGTCTCCTCTAAGGTTTTCCTCGGGTCAAGATGATAAGgacgtcgtcgtcgtcgtcaccAAGGAGAAACCTAAGGTTGGAATTGTTGATGCTCGCGCTGATGCTCGTGTTAGATGGCCGATTCCTCCTCATCAACCCGATCAAG GGAAAAAAGTTCAGTGGAGCCAATCAAAATCTCAACGGGTGCCTGCGAATCCCAATCCAGGCTTAGAG AGTTCTCATGTAGGTCTTGCTAAAGAAACACAGTCTCCACGTTTCCAAGCCATATTGCGTGTGACGagtggaaggaagaagaaacctcaTGACATCAAGAGCTTCTCTCACGAACTCAATTCTAAAGGTGTTCGACCTTTTCCCGTTTGGAGATCGCGAGCTGTTGGTCACATGGAG gaggTAATGGCGGCGATCAGAACCAAGTTTGATAAACAAAAGGAAGATGTTGATGCTGATTTAGGAGTTTTTGCTGGCTACTTAGTGACCACTCTAGAGAGCACTCCAGAATCTAACAAAGAGTTAAGAGTTGGGTTAGAGGATCTGTTAGTTGAGGCTCGGCAATGTGCAACCATGCCAGCTAGTGAGTTTTGGCTTAAATGTGAAGGTATTGTTCAGAAGCTAGATGATAAACGTCAGGAGCTACCAATGGGAGGTCTTAAACAGGCTCATAACCGTCTTCTTTTTATCCTTACTCGTTGCAATAGGCTTGTGCAATTTCGTAAAGAGAGTGGTTACGTTGAAGAACACATTTTGGGAATGCACCAGCTAAGTGATCTCGGTGTTTATCCAGAACAGATGGTAGAAATCTCGCGACAACAAGACCTTCTTCGAGAGAAAGAAATCCAAAAGATAAATGAAAAGCAAACTCTAGCTGGCAAAGAAGATAATCTTGATCAGAACTCTAGCAGCGGAGCTGATGGGGTGGAAGTAAATACTGCTAGGAGTACTGATTCAGCTTCGAGTAATTTCCGGATGTCATCTTGGAAGAAGCTTCCATCAGCTGCTGAGAAAAATCGTAGTGCTAATAACACTCCCAAGGCTAAGGGGGAGAGCAAAATCCAACCAAAAGTTTATGGTGATGAAAACGCTGAAAACTTGCATAGCCCGTCAGGCCAGCCTGCATCTGCAGACAGAAGTGCTTTGTGGGGTATCTGGGCGGACCATCAATGTGTGACATACGATAATTCCATGATTTGTCGTATCTGTGAAGTTGAAATACCAGTCGTACATGTAGAAGAGCACTCTCGAATATGCACAATCGCTGATAGATGTGACTTGAAGGGAATTAATGTAAACTTAAGACTTGAAAGAGTAGCTGAAAGTCTTGAGAAAATATTGGAGTCATGGACGCCGAAGAACAGCATAACTCCAAGAGCAGTTGCCGATTGTGCGAAATTATCAACATCCATTAGACATGAAGATCTGGATGAAATAACTCAGAGATGTTCAGTTGATATGCTTGATTGCGTTCCTCGTTCGGAGAATACATTTTCTTTGGATGAACTGACTATCTTGAATGAAGCTTCTGTAGCCAATGGAACAAAGGACTCGTCATCAGGAAGCTTGACACCACCATCACCAGCAACACCGAGGACAAGCCAAGTCGATTTACTACTAAGTGGTCGAAAAACAATATCAGAGCTTGAAAATTATCAGCAG ATAAACAAGTTGCTAGAGATTGCTCGCTCTGTGGCAAATGTGAATGTATGTGGATACAGTTCATTGGACTTCATGATTGAGCAGTTGGATGAGCTAAAGTACGTCATTCAGGATAGGAAGGCAGATGCCCTCGTGGTAGAAACGTTTGGAAGACGCATTGAGAAGCTACTGCA GGAAAAGTACATTGAACTTTGTGGGTTGATAGATGATGAAAAAGTAGATTCGTCTAATGCCGTGGCGGATGAAGAAAGCTCAGCAGATGAGGATACAGTACGAAGCTTACGGGCAAGCCCACTTAATCCGCGTGCTAAAGATCGAACATCAATAGAAGactttgaaattataaaaccaaTTAGCCGTGGTGCATTTGGAAGAGTATTTCTTGCCAAAAAGAGAGCCACCGGTGATTTGTTCGCCATAAAG GTTTTAAAGAAGGCTGATATGATCCGTAAGAATGCTGTTGAGAGTATCCTAGCTGAGCGTAACATCCTTATATCAGTTCGTAATCCATTCGTG GTTCGGTTTTTCTATTCGTTCACATGCCGGGAGAATCTTTATTTGGTTATGGAGTACTTGAATGGTGGAGATCTCTTCTCCTTGTTGAGAAATCTTGGCTGCTTGGATGAAGACATGGCCCGCATTTATATTGCAGAAGTT GTTCTTGCTCTGGAGTATTTGCATTCTGTAAATATCATTCACAGAGACCTAAAGCCAGACAATTTGTTGATCAATCAGGATGGTCACATCAAG TTGACAGATTTCGGGCTTTCCAAGGTTGGTCTTATCAACAGCACAGATGACTTGTCAGGTGATGCATCACTGGGAAACAGTGGATTTTTTGCAGAAGATGGAACAAAAGCTCAACATTCACAAGGAAAAGATAGTCGTAAGAAACATGCAGTTGTTGGAACTCCTGATTATCTTGCACCTGAAATACTTCTTGGAATGGGTCATG GTAAAACCGCTGATTGGTGGTCAGTCGGTGTTATTCTTTTTGAGCTTCTCGTGGGTATTCCTCCTTTCAATGCAGAAACCCCACAG caaatttttgaaaatataatcaaCAGAGACATACCATGGCCTAATGTGCCAGAGGAGATATCTTATGAAGCACATGATCTAATCAACAA GCTGTTAACTGAAAATCCTGTTCAAAGGCTAGGGGCAACGGGAGCTGGAGAG GTGAAACAACATCATTTTTTCAAAGATATTAACTGGGACACGCTTGCCCGGCAAAAG GCTATGTTTGTGCCAGCAGCTGAACCACAAGACACTAGTTACTTCATGAGCCGGTATATATGGAACCCGGAAGATGAAAATGTCCATGGAGGTAGTGATTTTGATGACCTTACAGACACATGCAGCAGTAGCTCTTTCAACACACAGGACGAAGAT GGTGATGAGTGTAGTAGCTTAGCAGAATTTGGAAATGGACCAAACCTTGCTGTGAAGTATTCCTTCAGCAATTTTTCGTTCAAG AACCTCTCACAACTCGCTTCGATCAACTACGATCTTGTTTTAAAGAACGCGAAGGAATCAACAGAAGCTTCGAACCAATCAGCCCATCGACCCGAAACATGA